The following coding sequences are from one Saprospiraceae bacterium window:
- the ccsA gene encoding cytochrome c biogenesis protein CcsA: MHYFTKIFNIIFSTRAAGLYMLLFAAAIGVATFIENDFGTSSAQKLIFKAKWFELLLVLFGFCLIFNVIKFRFFQQKKWGTLMFHLSIIVILMGSGITRYFGYEGIMHIREGESSNTILSSESYLQLQANIKGLQYKTEDKVLFASKGNHNYQQSFLLGQEKVDVELLEFVPNPIEVLTDDPSGAPFIKLVMGGEQGREEFLLKYNSPRLIAGTVFNFAEIPQANAVNIQLKNDSILIAYHEPFMQMVMATQQKDTLAPEKYHMLRFRSLYSSSSFNFVVSEFNKSAKVDVSSSDAKMSSSSIAALKLKLSVNGQSKEFYISGSPGNEGNPRTLSFPEGNFSWSYGAKRIQLPFELKLRDFIMDRYPGTNSASSYASEVTLIDSRKNIQKELRIYMNNILDHDGYRFFQSSFDKDELGTYLSVNRDAPGTWVSYIGYILLTLGLLISLFDKTSRFQYLSRRIQELRPKSLVLLFASLLLNTLLFAQTSTQNVQAQIPAIDPSHAKMFREVIVQDVNGRMKPMNTLSLEILRKLSRKESLYGMNADQVFICMSAFPEIWNKLPIIKIGKHEKIQNLFKNSDGYASYLDFFNAEGEYILRDDVREAFNKKPVDRGVYEKEILKLDEKLNITSMVFSGSLLKLFPVENHPNFQWDAPSGQHIHQQLEIAAEAFPDRFYKAYIEQIREAENTNNWSTANSLIQELKVYQHKLGKDIIPSDSKLTAEILLNDLNVFGKLSKYYGLLALVFLGLLFTSVFAPSKSLKLGLSISLILFIAGFLFQSFGLGLRWYVSGRAPWSNGYESMIYIAWTTVLAGLLFSRKSLGGLAATSLLSSIVLMVAGLSWLDPEITPLVPVLKSYWLTIHVSLEAGSYGFLVLGALIGALNLILMILTTRNNKIRMDRVIDEMSYTSEMTIIGGLVMLSTGTYLGGVWANESWGRYWGWDAKETWALVSILIYSFILHMRLIPGLKSRYAYNTATLFGFASVMMTYYGVNYYLSGLHSYAAGDPVPIPAFVYYLIVILVAISLGAYFRNKQLDISEKT, encoded by the coding sequence ATGCATTACTTTACTAAAATTTTTAATATCATTTTCTCCACGAGAGCTGCCGGTTTATACATGTTGCTTTTTGCAGCAGCTATTGGAGTTGCCACTTTTATCGAAAATGACTTTGGAACAAGCTCTGCTCAAAAATTAATATTTAAAGCAAAATGGTTCGAATTATTGCTTGTCCTTTTTGGATTTTGTCTGATTTTCAATGTTATTAAATTTCGATTTTTTCAACAGAAAAAATGGGGAACTTTAATGTTTCATCTATCAATTATTGTCATATTGATGGGTTCTGGTATCACCCGCTATTTCGGATATGAAGGTATCATGCATATCCGCGAAGGCGAATCTAGCAATACCATTTTGTCATCAGAATCTTATTTACAATTGCAAGCCAACATTAAAGGTTTGCAGTATAAAACTGAAGACAAGGTTTTATTTGCATCAAAAGGAAATCATAATTATCAGCAATCCTTCCTGCTTGGACAAGAAAAAGTGGATGTTGAATTACTTGAATTTGTTCCAAATCCAATTGAAGTCTTAACAGATGATCCGTCAGGCGCCCCTTTCATAAAATTGGTTATGGGTGGAGAGCAAGGTCGTGAAGAATTTTTGCTAAAGTATAATAGTCCGCGATTGATAGCTGGTACTGTTTTTAATTTTGCAGAGATTCCACAAGCAAATGCAGTCAATATTCAGTTGAAAAATGACTCAATACTGATCGCGTATCACGAACCATTTATGCAAATGGTTATGGCTACTCAGCAAAAAGATACACTCGCCCCCGAGAAATATCACATGCTTCGCTTCAGATCTCTTTATTCTTCTAGTTCCTTCAACTTTGTAGTAAGTGAATTTAATAAAAGTGCAAAAGTGGATGTGAGTTCTTCCGATGCTAAAATGAGTAGTTCAAGTATAGCAGCTTTGAAATTAAAATTGAGTGTAAATGGTCAGTCCAAGGAATTTTACATTTCAGGAAGTCCGGGGAATGAAGGTAATCCCAGAACCCTTAGTTTTCCAGAAGGCAATTTCAGCTGGAGTTATGGAGCCAAGCGCATTCAACTTCCCTTCGAACTAAAATTAAGGGATTTTATCATGGATCGTTATCCGGGTACCAACAGCGCATCATCTTATGCAAGTGAAGTGACGCTCATAGATTCCAGAAAAAACATCCAAAAAGAACTGCGCATTTATATGAATAATATATTGGACCATGATGGTTATCGCTTTTTCCAATCTTCCTTCGATAAAGATGAATTGGGAACTTATCTAAGTGTAAATAGAGATGCTCCGGGAACCTGGGTGAGCTATATAGGTTATATTTTATTAACCCTTGGATTGTTGATTAGTTTGTTTGATAAAACCAGCCGATTCCAATATTTAAGTCGCAGAATTCAAGAGCTCAGACCGAAAAGTTTAGTTCTTTTATTTGCAAGCTTACTTCTGAATACTTTACTTTTTGCCCAAACTTCAACACAGAATGTACAGGCACAAATTCCAGCCATTGATCCGTCTCATGCCAAAATGTTTAGAGAAGTTATCGTCCAGGATGTGAATGGCCGAATGAAACCCATGAATACTTTGAGTTTGGAAATTCTCAGAAAGTTATCGCGTAAAGAGTCTTTATATGGAATGAATGCCGATCAGGTGTTTATTTGCATGTCTGCTTTTCCGGAAATCTGGAATAAATTGCCAATCATCAAAATTGGTAAACACGAAAAAATACAAAATCTCTTTAAAAATTCTGATGGCTACGCATCGTACCTGGATTTTTTTAATGCGGAGGGTGAGTATATTCTTAGAGATGATGTCAGGGAGGCATTTAATAAAAAGCCAGTTGACCGTGGTGTTTATGAAAAAGAAATTTTGAAACTGGATGAAAAACTGAACATCACAAGTATGGTTTTCTCCGGTAGTTTGTTAAAACTTTTTCCCGTAGAAAATCACCCAAATTTTCAATGGGATGCTCCATCTGGTCAACATATTCACCAACAACTAGAAATCGCTGCGGAAGCATTTCCGGATAGATTTTATAAAGCATATATCGAACAAATCCGAGAGGCCGAAAACACAAATAATTGGTCAACTGCCAATTCATTAATTCAGGAATTAAAAGTATATCAACACAAACTAGGAAAAGACATCATTCCTTCTGATTCTAAATTAACTGCAGAAATCTTGTTAAATGATTTGAATGTTTTTGGAAAATTGAGCAAGTATTATGGACTTTTAGCATTAGTTTTTCTTGGTTTATTGTTTACAAGTGTATTTGCTCCATCGAAATCCTTGAAATTGGGGCTGAGCATTTCTTTAATACTATTTATTGCAGGATTTTTATTCCAATCTTTTGGTTTGGGACTGCGATGGTATGTATCTGGAAGAGCACCCTGGAGCAATGGATATGAATCTATGATTTATATTGCATGGACAACGGTTTTAGCGGGACTGCTATTTTCAAGAAAATCCCTTGGCGGATTGGCAGCAACCAGCTTATTATCATCCATTGTACTTATGGTAGCTGGTTTGAGTTGGCTCGATCCTGAAATCACGCCATTAGTGCCAGTTCTAAAATCGTATTGGCTCACCATTCACGTATCACTTGAAGCTGGAAGTTATGGCTTTTTGGTGCTCGGGGCACTCATAGGTGCTTTGAATTTGATTCTCATGATTCTTACGACCCGAAATAATAAAATCAGAATGGACAGGGTCATTGATGAGATGAGTTATACAAGTGAAATGACCATCATAGGTGGCCTGGTTATGCTGAGTACCGGAACTTATTTAGGGGGTGTCTGGGCCAATGAGTCCTGGGGAAGATATTGGGGATGGGATGCGAAAGAAACCTGGGCACTGGTCTCTATTTTAATTTATTCATTCATTCTACATATGCGATTGATCCCCGGTTTAAAAAGCAGATATGCATACAATACTGCTACTTTATTCGGATTTGCATCTGTAATGATGACTTATTATGGAGTGAATTATTATTTATCAGGATTGCATTCATATGCAGCAGGCGATCCAGTGCCAATACCTGCTTTTGTTTATTACCTGATTGTTATACTTGTTGCGATTAGTCTCGGAGCTTACTTTAGAAATAAGCAGTTGGATATTTCGGAAAAAACTTAG
- a CDS encoding choice-of-anchor B family protein: MRNLILIIVLSLFTESVILCQKYKNMSLASRYDDDQLPQQSGVAYSDVWGYAYPDGKEIAIIGTLDSIWIYEVTDPFNIRRVFSFSGGFRTIWREFKTYQNYLFAITDAANEGLTIFDLKNAPDSIVLAHRDHAHVLTSHMLFVDTATAHLYIAGGRDSSGPVDLIMMDLQFDPTHPRLIKKIDLPGNYVHDLFVRNDTAFCSHGFNGFYIYKIEQNGDYTELSSINIYQQQGYNHSSWLHENGKYLIWADETHNTSLKMVDVSDRQNPRIVKLFRSALEAPLDTASMAHNPYFKGEYAFVSYYHDGVVVFNCSDPLNPEIIAYYDTEPSNQDYSQQYAGAWGVYPYLPSGSILASDIQNGLFVLYLDFQLSLCEPEFQVQKISDQAEINWKLPESICYSELSLQRAYNHSGFKEIYIPPNFPSQGRFTDAIKAPGDYYYKMNWRIIDEIHESSIKNIHQNADCFDFQIANNILSSQCGETFIKKLNILNAEGKYIAALNDIQLPYSLVFHNLQGIYFLEIIDKLNKTKTIRYPN, encoded by the coding sequence ATGAGAAATTTAATACTGATCATTGTATTGAGCCTTTTCACAGAATCAGTTATTCTGTGTCAAAAGTATAAAAATATGTCGTTGGCATCACGTTACGATGATGATCAATTGCCTCAACAGAGTGGAGTTGCCTATAGCGATGTTTGGGGATATGCCTATCCGGATGGTAAAGAAATAGCCATCATAGGTACTTTGGATAGCATTTGGATTTATGAAGTCACGGATCCATTCAACATTCGGCGCGTTTTTAGTTTCTCCGGTGGATTTCGTACCATTTGGAGGGAATTCAAAACTTACCAAAATTATTTATTTGCAATTACCGATGCTGCAAACGAAGGGCTTACCATATTTGATTTGAAAAACGCTCCGGATTCGATTGTCTTGGCACACAGGGATCATGCTCATGTGTTGACTTCACATATGTTATTTGTCGATACCGCAACCGCACATTTGTATATTGCAGGTGGTCGCGACAGTAGCGGACCCGTTGATTTAATAATGATGGATTTGCAATTCGATCCAACACATCCCCGTCTGATCAAAAAAATAGATTTACCCGGCAATTATGTGCACGATCTGTTTGTCAGAAATGACACGGCTTTTTGTTCCCATGGTTTTAACGGTTTTTACATTTATAAAATAGAACAGAATGGAGATTATACAGAATTGTCTTCCATCAATATTTATCAGCAACAAGGGTACAATCATAGTTCCTGGTTGCACGAAAATGGAAAATATTTAATTTGGGCAGATGAAACGCACAATACCAGTTTAAAAATGGTGGATGTCAGCGATCGACAGAATCCTCGTATTGTAAAATTATTTCGCTCTGCATTAGAAGCTCCTTTGGATACCGCTAGTATGGCTCACAATCCCTACTTTAAAGGAGAATATGCGTTTGTGAGTTATTATCATGATGGAGTCGTTGTATTTAATTGCAGCGATCCTTTGAATCCTGAAATCATTGCTTACTACGACACAGAGCCTTCTAATCAGGATTATTCGCAACAATATGCCGGTGCCTGGGGTGTTTATCCTTATTTGCCTTCCGGTTCTATACTCGCTTCTGATATTCAAAATGGTTTGTTTGTGTTGTATTTGGATTTTCAACTGAGTTTGTGCGAACCTGAATTCCAAGTGCAGAAAATTTCAGACCAAGCAGAAATAAACTGGAAACTGCCGGAATCCATTTGTTATTCAGAACTCAGTTTGCAAAGAGCTTATAATCATTCCGGGTTTAAAGAAATTTATATTCCACCCAACTTTCCATCGCAGGGAAGATTTACAGATGCAATCAAAGCGCCTGGTGATTATTATTATAAAATGAATTGGCGCATCATTGATGAAATTCACGAGTCTTCCATAAAAAATATCCATCAAAATGCGGATTGTTTCGATTTCCAAATCGCAAACAATATATTGTCAAGCCAATGCGGCGAAACATTTATTAAAAAATTAAACATATTAAACGCCGAAGGAAAATACATTGCAGCATTGAATGACATTCAATTACCCTATTCGCTCGTGTTTCATAATCTGCAAGGGATTTATTTTTTGGAAATCATAGACAAGCTGAACAAAACCAAAACCATCCGCTATCCAAATTAA
- a CDS encoding DNA-3-methyladenine glycosylase 2 family protein — translation MNAQEVLSKDPKMKILVDLIPQSALHIPGQKSDIREYLVSSIISQQLSVKVAKVIFTRFLELFGGKFPRNLEIINTPIDRLRSIGLSAQKSQYIKNIAEFFEIHKLHKKDWKSLPDEEIAKLLIQIKGVGVWTTEMVLMFGLCREDVFSSGDYGIQMAMKKLYKLKQEGKELQHKMLRIAEKWRPHRSLACMYLWTWKDLKE, via the coding sequence ATGAATGCACAGGAAGTCCTTTCAAAAGATCCCAAAATGAAAATACTGGTTGATCTGATTCCTCAAAGTGCCTTACATATCCCGGGACAAAAATCAGATATCCGTGAATATCTCGTCAGTTCTATCATTTCCCAACAGCTTTCGGTTAAAGTTGCCAAAGTCATTTTCACAAGATTCCTGGAACTCTTTGGTGGTAAATTCCCTCGAAATCTGGAAATCATAAACACGCCTATCGATCGTCTCAGAAGTATAGGATTGTCTGCACAAAAATCACAATATATTAAAAACATTGCCGAGTTTTTCGAAATACATAAACTCCACAAAAAAGACTGGAAGTCATTACCAGACGAAGAAATCGCTAAATTGCTCATCCAAATTAAAGGTGTTGGAGTATGGACTACTGAAATGGTACTGATGTTTGGCCTTTGCCGGGAAGATGTGTTTTCATCTGGAGATTATGGCATCCAGATGGCTATGAAAAAACTGTATAAATTAAAGCAAGAAGGCAAAGAACTCCAACATAAAATGTTGCGCATTGCAGAAAAATGGAGGCCACATCGTTCGCTAGCTTGTATGTACCTTTGGACCTGGAAAGATCTAAAAGAATAA